Proteins from a single region of Methanoculleus taiwanensis:
- the mtrE gene encoding tetrahydromethanopterin S-methyltransferase subunit E: MEQILFGIGITAMAGALATVAGAAEDTESDIGSQGDPNSQVQLAPQMGYIHRIFNKAVAGEPPAYGLWVALGAGIAWAFMAMQINAILAIVVGSALAVFVQGVYATTAYLGRTASLAKFGQPVYIDIIKSVTTVTMAHAFVAIFTTVAMCHLMNAALGHPFPLPLLGLVWGIALGAAGSATGNPFYGKERQYQEQKFGAGVPISASGNIVRYAEAGQRSSIDNGWFSAKLGGPASGVCFGLIVFLELWRTVVFEELNVWAPIIVGVVLVLVFMVIDRYIEVWARKNFGPYTTETEEASA, from the coding sequence ATGGAACAGATATTGTTTGGCATCGGAATTACCGCAATGGCAGGTGCTCTTGCAACCGTTGCCGGCGCTGCGGAAGACACTGAATCCGATATCGGTTCACAGGGTGACCCGAACTCTCAGGTTCAGCTCGCTCCGCAGATGGGATACATTCACCGTATATTCAACAAGGCTGTTGCCGGTGAACCCCCCGCCTACGGTCTCTGGGTTGCATTGGGTGCAGGCATTGCTTGGGCATTCATGGCGATGCAGATAAACGCGATTCTTGCAATCGTGGTAGGAAGCGCTCTCGCAGTCTTCGTACAGGGTGTGTACGCAACGACTGCCTACCTCGGGCGTACCGCAAGTCTCGCGAAGTTTGGACAGCCGGTGTACATCGACATCATCAAGTCGGTTACCACCGTGACCATGGCGCACGCTTTCGTCGCTATATTCACCACCGTGGCAATGTGCCACCTGATGAACGCCGCACTCGGGCACCCCTTCCCGCTGCCGCTGCTCGGCCTCGTCTGGGGTATCGCACTCGGTGCAGCCGGATCTGCAACCGGTAACCCGTTCTACGGAAAGGAGCGGCAGTACCAGGAGCAGAAGTTCGGTGCAGGTGTGCCGATCTCCGCATCCGGTAACATCGTCCGCTACGCGGAAGCCGGTCAGAGAAGCTCCATCGACAACGGCTGGTTCAGCGCCAAGCTCGGCGGCCCGGCATCGGGTGTCTGCTTCGGCCTGATCGTATTCCTCGAGCTCTGGCGTACCGTCGTCTTTGAGGAACTCAACGTCTGGGCACCGATCATCGTCGGTGTCGTCCTGGTTCTCGTCTTCATGGTCATCGACCGCTACATCGAGGTCTGGGCAAGAAAGAATTTCGGACCCTACACGACCGAAACCGAGGAGGCGTCGGCATGA
- the mcrA gene encoding coenzyme-B sulfoethylthiotransferase subunit alpha, with translation MAKIERSQKLFLKALKEKFQGQDVESETAEFYKFNGVRQSPRKQEFMKASRAIEMDRGISMYEPERCHLGGIPMGQRQLMTYEVSGTGVFVEGDDLHFVNNAAMQQMWDDIRRTVIVGMDMAHQTLQKRLGKEVTPETINEYLHILNHAMPGAAVVQEHMVETHPGLVDDCYVKVFTGDDEMADDIEPQFLINIEKQFPAQQAEALKAAVGKSMYQAIHIPTSVSRTCDGGTTSRWSAMQIGMSFIAAYRMCAGEAAVADLSYAAKHAGVIQMGSHLPARRARGPNEPGGIMFGLFSDIVQTNRKYPNDPARASLEVVGAGTMLFDQIWLGSYMSGGVGFTQYATAAYTDNILDEFTYYGMDYIKDKYNVDWKNPSPADKVKPTQEIVNDIATEVNLNGMEQYEQFPTMMEDHFGGSQRAGVLAAACGLSTAIATGNSNAGLNGWYLSMLLHKDGWSRLGFFGYDLQDQCGSANSLSMRPDEGAMGEVRGPNYPNYAMNVGHQGEYAAIVGSSHYSRGDAWCFNPLVKICFADPSLKFDFAEPRREFAKGAIREFMPAGERSLIIPAR, from the coding sequence ATGGCAAAGATTGAGAGATCCCAGAAGCTGTTCCTGAAGGCACTCAAGGAGAAGTTCCAGGGACAGGACGTAGAGTCCGAGACCGCAGAGTTCTACAAGTTCAACGGTGTCCGCCAGTCCCCCCGCAAGCAGGAGTTCATGAAGGCGAGCCGCGCCATCGAGATGGACCGTGGCATCTCCATGTACGAACCCGAGCGCTGCCACCTTGGCGGTATCCCCATGGGTCAGCGCCAGCTGATGACCTACGAGGTATCCGGCACCGGTGTCTTCGTTGAGGGTGACGACCTGCACTTCGTCAACAACGCCGCCATGCAGCAGATGTGGGACGACATCCGCCGGACGGTTATCGTCGGCATGGACATGGCACACCAGACCCTCCAGAAGCGTCTCGGCAAGGAAGTTACCCCTGAGACGATCAACGAGTACCTGCACATCCTGAACCACGCGATGCCCGGTGCGGCAGTCGTCCAGGAACACATGGTCGAGACCCACCCCGGCCTCGTCGACGACTGTTACGTCAAGGTCTTCACCGGCGACGACGAGATGGCTGACGACATCGAGCCCCAGTTCCTGATCAACATCGAGAAGCAGTTCCCTGCACAGCAGGCTGAGGCACTCAAGGCAGCAGTCGGCAAGTCGATGTACCAGGCAATCCACATCCCGACCTCGGTCTCCCGCACCTGCGACGGTGGAACGACCTCCCGTTGGTCCGCCATGCAGATCGGTATGTCCTTCATCGCCGCGTACCGCATGTGCGCCGGTGAAGCAGCCGTCGCCGACCTGTCGTATGCTGCAAAGCACGCCGGTGTCATCCAGATGGGATCCCACCTGCCCGCCCGCCGTGCCCGTGGCCCGAACGAGCCCGGTGGTATCATGTTCGGTCTCTTCTCCGATATCGTCCAGACCAACCGGAAGTACCCGAACGACCCCGCCAGAGCCTCCCTCGAGGTTGTCGGTGCCGGAACCATGCTCTTTGACCAGATCTGGCTCGGCTCCTACATGTCCGGTGGTGTCGGATTCACGCAGTATGCAACCGCCGCATACACCGACAACATCCTCGACGAGTTCACCTACTACGGTATGGACTACATCAAGGACAAGTACAACGTCGACTGGAAGAACCCGAGCCCCGCCGACAAGGTCAAGCCGACTCAGGAGATTGTCAACGACATCGCAACCGAGGTCAACCTCAACGGTATGGAGCAGTACGAGCAGTTCCCGACCATGATGGAGGACCACTTCGGCGGTTCCCAGCGTGCCGGTGTGCTCGCAGCAGCCTGCGGTCTCTCCACCGCTATCGCAACCGGAAACTCCAACGCCGGTCTGAACGGATGGTACCTCTCCATGCTCCTGCACAAGGACGGATGGTCGCGTCTCGGATTCTTCGGCTACGACCTGCAGGACCAGTGCGGTTCCGCAAACTCGCTCTCCATGAGACCCGACGAGGGTGCAATGGGAGAAGTCCGTGGTCCGAACTACCCGAACTACGCAATGAACGTCGGCCACCAGGGCGAGTACGCAGCTATCGTCGGAAGTTCCCACTACAGCCGCGGCGACGCATGGTGTTTCAACCCGCTCGTGAAGATCTGCTTCGCGGACCCGTCCCTGAAGTTCGACTTCGCAGAGCCCCGCCGCGAGTTCGCCAAGGGTGCAATCCGCGAGTTCATGCCCGCCGGCGAGCGCTCGCTCATCATCCCGGCCCGGTAA
- the mcrG gene encoding coenzyme-B sulfoethylthiotransferase subunit gamma — MAYKPQYGPGTTQVAENRRKQMNPGYNLEKMREITDEDVVLILGHRAPGSAYPTAHPPLAEQQEPDCPIRKIVTPTEGAKAGDRVRYIQFADSMFNAPSQPYQRTYAYCYRYRGIDPGTLSGRQIVECRERDLEKYSKELLNTELFDPARCSVRGATVHGHSLRLAEDGMMFDMLQRCILGEDGIVRYVKDQIGEPLDRAVEVGKPLDENWLKAHTTIYHSLVGTPYRDDKEYVEYVQRIHSLRTKYGFMPKE; from the coding sequence ATGGCATACAAACCCCAGTATGGACCGGGTACCACGCAGGTCGCCGAGAACAGGCGCAAGCAGATGAACCCCGGGTACAACCTTGAAAAGATGCGCGAAATTACCGATGAGGACGTTGTGCTGATCCTCGGGCACCGTGCCCCCGGATCCGCCTACCCGACCGCTCACCCGCCGCTCGCCGAGCAGCAGGAGCCCGACTGCCCCATCCGTAAGATTGTTACCCCCACCGAGGGTGCAAAGGCCGGAGACCGTGTCCGTTACATCCAGTTCGCTGACTCAATGTTCAACGCGCCGTCCCAGCCCTACCAGAGAACCTACGCCTACTGCTACCGGTACCGCGGTATCGACCCCGGTACGCTCTCCGGACGTCAGATCGTCGAGTGCCGTGAGCGTGACCTCGAGAAATACTCGAAGGAACTCCTCAACACCGAACTCTTCGACCCCGCACGCTGCAGCGTCCGTGGTGCAACCGTGCACGGACACTCCCTCCGTCTCGCAGAAGACGGCATGATGTTCGATATGCTCCAGCGCTGTATTCTCGGCGAAGACGGCATCGTCCGCTACGTCAAGGACCAGATCGGTGAGCCCCTCGACCGTGCTGTCGAAGTCGGAAAGCCCCTCGACGAGAACTGGCTCAAAGCACACACGACGATCTACCACTCGCTCGTAGGCACTCCCTACCGCGACGACAAGGAGTACGTCGAATACGTCCAGCGTATCCACTCGCTGAGGACCAAATACGGGTTCATGCCCAAGGAGTGA
- the mcrC gene encoding methyl-coenzyme M reductase I operon protein C, translating to MPIGRVTQVVDCRESMGMGKGGGLAQRGTISESKSPDVIVIGMSPGRRHVTKPVCDITSGLRREGAEFSVTTLVLNAGSGVPADSPVAGHVLGAYFGLTPKEIEQIEQHKVAILHHGNVRSHVVQKVRFILEHADIKAIVVSQAPIDYEDLAREGVKTAYVMPPPDKIKTKGTVMEIISGVTRGQTPSRERLAEVIRAVMKVIKSST from the coding sequence ATGCCAATCGGAAGGGTAACCCAGGTCGTCGACTGCCGCGAGAGCATGGGAATGGGAAAAGGAGGAGGGCTCGCCCAGCGGGGCACCATCTCCGAGTCCAAAAGTCCCGATGTTATCGTCATCGGCATGTCACCCGGGCGCCGGCACGTAACAAAACCGGTCTGCGATATCACCTCCGGCCTCCGCCGCGAGGGAGCAGAGTTCTCGGTCACCACACTGGTACTGAATGCGGGAAGTGGTGTTCCCGCGGATTCGCCGGTTGCGGGTCACGTGCTCGGAGCGTACTTCGGGCTTACTCCGAAAGAGATCGAGCAGATCGAGCAGCATAAGGTTGCGATCCTGCACCACGGGAACGTACGCTCTCACGTGGTGCAGAAGGTACGCTTCATCCTCGAACATGCAGATATAAAGGCAATCGTCGTCTCCCAGGCACCCATCGATTACGAGGACCTGGCACGCGAAGGCGTCAAGACCGCGTACGTCATGCCACCGCCCGATAAGATCAAAACGAAGGGAACGGTGATGGAGATCATCAGCGGTGTGACACGAGGGCAGACCCCCTCACGTGAGAGACTGGCAGAGGTCATTCGTGCCGTTATGAAGGTTATTAAAAGCTCAACATGA
- the mcrD gene encoding methyl-coenzyme M reductase operon protein D — MTDAIYPQCRIVSARFLKPDTAERLLNRIVEVGGIRRMSINGPSIPATVPYGPARGKPNPHPDRKAIHVGDQEIQLRVQVGTIVLELEDESIIPAMKEACDEIFADLGFSYTFQQGRFMKTQPSLSDYVKYGPDAEDQILGLVDPKRKDGFTIVQGR; from the coding sequence ATGACTGACGCCATATACCCTCAGTGCAGAATTGTCTCTGCACGGTTCCTCAAGCCCGATACTGCGGAGCGGCTCCTGAACCGGATCGTAGAGGTCGGCGGAATCCGGCGGATGTCCATTAATGGACCATCCATTCCGGCCACCGTCCCCTACGGCCCCGCACGGGGGAAGCCAAACCCCCACCCGGACAGGAAAGCAATCCATGTCGGGGATCAGGAGATCCAGCTTCGCGTGCAGGTAGGCACCATTGTCCTGGAACTCGAAGACGAGAGTATTATTCCGGCAATGAAAGAGGCATGCGACGAGATATTCGCAGACCTCGGGTTTTCGTATACATTCCAGCAGGGGCGGTTCATGAAGACGCAGCCGAGCCTCTCTGACTATGTCAAATACGGCCCCGACGCCGAAGATCAGATACTCGGGCTTGTCGATCCGAAACGGAAAGACGGATTCACCATCGTTCAGGGAAGATAA
- the mcrB gene encoding coenzyme-B sulfoethylthiotransferase subunit beta, translating into MAKYSETIDLYDDAGKLLKSGVSLEKISPLVNPATRKLIDLTKRTIAVNLGGIENGLKTGKIAKGHILGRELNLDIAGNKDAIVAKIKEMVQVEEGDDTIIHEFGGGKLLLVEVPSRRIEAASTYDAAVTAVASATTYALVDQFDISMFDASTVKAAIWGSYPHTMDMVGANVSSVLSNPQNNEGLGYALRNIPVNHVVMMTNRNAMQGAALSSTLEQAGMFEMGNAIGPFERAQLLAYAYQGLNANNMVYDLVKANGSTGTVGTVVQSMVERALEDKVIVPGKKGGYFQFYDTKDPMLWNAYAAAGTMAATMVNCGAGRFAQAVSSTLLYFNDLLEHETGLPGCDYGRVMGTAVGFSFFSHSIYGGGGPGIFNGNHVVTRHAAGVAIPCVVAAAALDAGTQMFSPESTSKIYADTYGKIDVFNKPIQQIANGV; encoded by the coding sequence ATGGCAAAATACTCTGAAACGATTGACCTGTACGACGATGCAGGCAAACTGCTGAAGAGTGGTGTATCACTCGAAAAGATCAGCCCGCTGGTAAACCCGGCAACCAGAAAGCTCATCGACCTTACCAAGAGGACTATCGCAGTCAACCTCGGCGGAATCGAGAACGGACTCAAGACCGGTAAGATCGCCAAGGGTCACATCCTCGGCCGTGAGCTGAACCTTGACATCGCCGGCAACAAGGACGCTATCGTTGCCAAGATCAAGGAGATGGTGCAGGTCGAAGAAGGCGACGACACGATCATCCACGAGTTCGGCGGCGGCAAGCTGCTCCTCGTCGAGGTGCCGAGCAGGCGTATCGAGGCTGCATCCACCTACGATGCCGCAGTCACCGCAGTCGCATCCGCAACCACCTACGCACTCGTCGACCAGTTCGACATCAGCATGTTCGACGCATCGACGGTCAAGGCAGCAATCTGGGGCAGCTACCCGCACACCATGGACATGGTCGGCGCTAACGTCAGCTCCGTCCTGTCGAACCCCCAGAACAACGAAGGTCTCGGGTACGCACTCCGTAACATTCCCGTGAACCACGTTGTCATGATGACCAACCGGAATGCAATGCAGGGTGCGGCACTCTCGTCCACACTCGAGCAGGCAGGAATGTTCGAGATGGGTAACGCAATCGGCCCGTTCGAGCGCGCCCAGCTCCTCGCCTACGCATACCAGGGCTTAAACGCCAACAACATGGTCTACGACCTCGTCAAGGCAAACGGCTCTACCGGTACCGTCGGTACTGTCGTGCAGAGCATGGTCGAGCGCGCCCTTGAAGACAAGGTCATCGTACCCGGCAAGAAGGGCGGCTACTTCCAGTTCTACGACACCAAGGACCCGATGCTCTGGAACGCCTACGCAGCTGCAGGAACCATGGCAGCAACCATGGTGAACTGTGGTGCCGGCCGGTTCGCCCAGGCCGTCTCCTCGACGCTGCTGTACTTCAACGACCTGCTTGAGCACGAGACCGGCCTGCCCGGCTGTGACTACGGCCGTGTCATGGGTACTGCCGTCGGGTTCTCGTTCTTCAGCCACTCGATCTACGGTGGCGGTGGCCCCGGTATCTTCAACGGAAACCACGTCGTCACCCGGCACGCAGCAGGTGTCGCAATTCCGTGTGTGGTCGCTGCAGCAGCGCTTGACGCAGGAACGCAGATGTTCTCGCCAGAGAGCACCTCCAAGATCTACGCCGACACCTACGGTAAGATCGATGTGTTCAACAAGCCGATCCAGCAGATCGCAAACGGTGTATAA
- a CDS encoding formylmethanofuran dehydrogenase subunit C — METVTLTMKNQPSLCLEADNITPDSFAGKKAAEIAGLSAYVGNTKVTLGDFFEVAGKGGATAADTRIVLNGNLSRVKYIGMKMTAGEIVANGSPDMYVGAWMQGGKIHVKGNVDAFAGTGMKGGEILVDGNAGNYLGAAYRGDWRGMQAGRIVVKGNAGSDLGTFMNGGEIVIGGDVDVHVGTHAEGGKIIVKGNAKSRVGGQMVEGEIYVFGTIDVMMPGFLYREDVDLEVDGTKAKFALYEGDIGERHRKRKGEVIYGKLYQKY, encoded by the coding sequence ATGGAGACAGTAACACTCACCATGAAGAACCAGCCCTCACTTTGTCTCGAGGCTGACAACATCACACCCGATTCCTTTGCCGGAAAGAAGGCAGCGGAGATCGCGGGTCTGAGCGCATACGTAGGGAACACCAAAGTCACCCTCGGCGACTTCTTCGAGGTCGCCGGTAAGGGCGGAGCAACCGCAGCCGATACCAGGATCGTCCTGAACGGCAATCTCTCCCGCGTGAAGTACATCGGCATGAAGATGACCGCCGGCGAGATCGTCGCCAACGGCAGCCCCGACATGTACGTCGGCGCCTGGATGCAGGGCGGCAAGATCCACGTAAAAGGAAACGTGGACGCCTTTGCAGGAACCGGGATGAAGGGCGGCGAAATCCTCGTCGACGGCAATGCCGGCAACTATCTCGGCGCAGCATACCGCGGCGACTGGCGCGGCATGCAGGCAGGCAGGATCGTCGTCAAGGGCAACGCAGGCAGCGACCTCGGCACCTTCATGAACGGCGGCGAGATCGTCATCGGCGGTGACGTCGACGTTCACGTGGGCACCCACGCCGAGGGCGGCAAGATCATCGTCAAGGGCAACGCAAAGAGCCGCGTCGGCGGCCAGATGGTCGAAGGCGAGATCTATGTCTTCGGCACCATCGACGTCATGATGCCCGGCTTCCTCTACCGCGAGGATGTCGACCTCGAGGTCGACGGCACCAAGGCCAAATTCGCTCTCTACGAAGGCGATATCGGCGAGCGCCACCGCAAGCGGAAGGGCGAAGTCATCTACGGCAAGCTCTACCAGAAATACTAA
- a CDS encoding formylmethanofuran dehydrogenase subunit A, which yields MAEFIIKNGFVFDPVLGIKGDKADVAIKNGKFVETTELSNPKTIDATGMTVMAGAVDIHAHVAGPKVNTGRNFRPEDKLFNCTPRRGVERMQGGFSVPTTFRTGYDYARMGYTTVMEAAMPPLYARHTHEEMRDTPIIDQGAFPVFGNNWFVLEYLKNHEIENTASYIAWLLKATKGYAVKVVNPGGTEAWGWGLNCENIHDPVPFFDITPAQIVKGLIEANEYLGLPHSMHLHTNNLGNPGNYTTTLDTFKLSEGIRPNSKFGRDQVMHHTHVQFHSYGGDNWGNFESKSPEIMDYVNSHDNITIDIGQVTLDETTTMTADGPFEHHLTELNHLKWANTDVELETGSGVVPYVYSPTIKVCAIQWAIGLELALQAKDLMRVFLTTDHPNAGPFIRYPRVMKWLMSQQSREEMLTGFKNSDKVIGATHLMNIDRELSLYEIAQMTRAGTAKALGLAHMYGSLKPGLEADLAVYDFNPEQENAPETIETAFGNAKYLFKAGTQIIDEHKIVSNGNKRTLWVNAKVNENPQVMRDVKEKFLRYYTVTQGNYEVAGHHYVPNPYVIEVDATQ from the coding sequence ATGGCAGAATTCATCATCAAGAACGGTTTCGTCTTTGATCCGGTTCTCGGCATCAAGGGTGACAAGGCGGATGTTGCCATCAAGAACGGCAAGTTCGTCGAGACCACCGAGCTCTCGAACCCGAAGACGATCGACGCAACCGGCATGACCGTCATGGCCGGAGCCGTCGACATCCACGCCCACGTGGCCGGTCCGAAGGTCAACACCGGCAGGAACTTCCGGCCCGAAGACAAACTCTTCAACTGCACCCCGCGCCGCGGTGTCGAGCGGATGCAGGGCGGATTCTCGGTTCCGACCACCTTCCGGACGGGATACGACTACGCCCGCATGGGCTACACCACCGTCATGGAAGCGGCAATGCCGCCACTCTACGCACGCCACACTCACGAGGAGATGCGGGATACCCCGATCATCGATCAGGGTGCCTTCCCGGTCTTCGGAAACAACTGGTTCGTGCTCGAGTATCTGAAAAACCATGAGATCGAGAACACGGCGTCGTACATCGCCTGGCTGCTCAAAGCAACCAAGGGATACGCCGTCAAGGTCGTCAATCCCGGCGGTACCGAGGCATGGGGATGGGGTCTGAACTGTGAGAACATTCACGACCCGGTGCCCTTCTTCGACATCACCCCGGCACAGATCGTGAAAGGCCTGATCGAGGCGAACGAGTACCTCGGCCTGCCGCACTCGATGCACCTCCACACCAACAACCTCGGAAACCCCGGCAACTACACGACCACGCTCGACACCTTCAAGCTCTCCGAGGGCATCCGCCCGAACAGCAAGTTCGGCCGTGACCAGGTGATGCACCACACGCATGTCCAGTTCCACTCCTACGGTGGCGACAACTGGGGCAACTTCGAGTCCAAGTCGCCCGAGATCATGGACTACGTGAACAGCCACGACAACATCACCATCGATATCGGCCAGGTCACCCTCGACGAGACCACCACGATGACCGCGGACGGGCCCTTCGAGCACCACCTGACCGAGCTCAACCACCTCAAGTGGGCGAACACCGACGTCGAACTCGAAACCGGATCCGGTGTCGTTCCGTACGTCTACAGCCCCACGATCAAGGTCTGCGCCATCCAGTGGGCGATCGGTCTTGAGCTCGCACTCCAGGCCAAGGATCTGATGCGCGTCTTCCTCACCACCGACCACCCGAACGCCGGGCCGTTCATCCGCTACCCGCGTGTCATGAAATGGCTGATGAGCCAGCAGTCCCGTGAGGAGATGCTGACCGGGTTTAAGAACAGCGACAAGGTCATCGGCGCCACGCACCTCATGAACATCGACCGCGAACTCTCGCTCTACGAGATCGCCCAGATGACCCGTGCAGGAACCGCAAAGGCACTCGGCCTTGCACACATGTACGGCAGCCTGAAGCCCGGCCTCGAAGCCGACCTCGCCGTTTACGACTTCAACCCCGAGCAGGAGAACGCTCCCGAGACAATCGAGACGGCCTTCGGCAATGCGAAGTACCTCTTCAAGGCAGGTACCCAGATCATCGACGAGCACAAGATCGTCAGCAACGGGAACAAGCGTACCCTCTGGGTGAACGCCAAGGTCAACGAGAACCCACAGGTGATGCGCGACGTGAAGGAGAAGTTCCTCCGCTACTATACCGTCACGCAGGGCAACTACGAGGTCGCCGGCCACCACTACGTGCCGAACCCGTATGTCATCGAGGTCGATGCAACACAGTGA
- a CDS encoding formylmethanofuran dehydrogenase subunit B, which yields MTKTIPDVVCPFCGTLCDDLEVVVSDDGKQLLEVYNACAIGAEKFLHSQAEDRLTRPRLAQEDGSWKEIGYEEAIEYTAQMLANSKKPLMYGWSSTNCEAQGVGSEIGEITGAVMDNTATVCHGTSLIAVQDIGIPHCTLGEVKNRADRVVFWGCNPAHAHPRHMSRYSIFPRGFFTGKGHKGRKVIVIDPRKTDTANVADVHLQIEQGRDYELLDALRVAFKGLPLPDVVAGIPKEQIYEAAEVLKSGRFVIIFFGMGVTQSLGKNHNIDEAIAVTRDLNEYTKAAIMPMRGHYNVTGSGAVWGWQFGFPFAVDLSRGFARYNPGETTSNDLLRRDEVDSVFVLGSDPGAHFPFSSVKKISELPSVCIDPHQTPTTAVCKLHVPVAFVGVEVGGCAYRMDNVPIETRKVVDAPEGMMTDEEFLEKVLGRIKEIKGE from the coding sequence ATGACAAAGACAATACCGGATGTAGTCTGTCCATTCTGCGGAACACTCTGCGACGACCTCGAGGTTGTCGTCAGCGATGACGGCAAACAGCTCCTTGAGGTCTACAACGCCTGCGCCATCGGCGCCGAGAAGTTCCTCCATTCCCAGGCAGAAGACCGTCTGACCCGGCCGCGACTGGCACAGGAAGACGGCAGCTGGAAAGAGATCGGTTACGAGGAGGCTATCGAGTACACCGCACAGATGCTGGCAAACTCCAAAAAGCCGCTCATGTACGGCTGGAGTTCCACGAACTGCGAGGCACAGGGTGTCGGTTCCGAGATCGGTGAGATCACCGGTGCGGTCATGGATAACACCGCAACCGTCTGCCACGGGACCAGCCTGATCGCCGTGCAGGATATCGGTATCCCGCACTGCACGCTCGGTGAGGTCAAGAACCGTGCCGACCGTGTCGTATTCTGGGGATGCAACCCTGCCCACGCTCACCCGCGGCACATGTCCCGCTACTCGATCTTCCCCCGTGGATTCTTCACCGGGAAGGGTCACAAGGGTCGGAAAGTAATCGTCATCGACCCGCGGAAGACCGACACGGCAAACGTCGCCGATGTCCACCTGCAGATCGAGCAGGGTCGCGACTATGAACTCCTCGATGCGCTTCGTGTCGCCTTCAAGGGTCTGCCGCTGCCCGATGTCGTGGCAGGTATCCCGAAAGAGCAGATCTACGAGGCTGCCGAGGTGCTCAAGAGCGGTCGCTTCGTGATCATCTTCTTCGGTATGGGTGTCACCCAGTCGCTCGGGAAGAACCACAACATCGACGAAGCGATCGCAGTCACCCGTGACCTGAACGAGTACACGAAAGCTGCCATCATGCCGATGCGCGGTCACTACAACGTTACAGGCTCCGGAGCGGTCTGGGGCTGGCAGTTCGGCTTCCCCTTCGCGGTCGATCTCTCCCGCGGGTTTGCACGCTACAACCCCGGCGAGACGACGTCGAACGACCTGCTCCGCAGAGATGAAGTCGACTCCGTCTTCGTCCTCGGCAGCGACCCCGGTGCACACTTCCCGTTCAGCTCGGTGAAGAAGATCTCGGAGCTCCCGTCCGTCTGTATCGACCCGCACCAGACGCCCACCACGGCCGTCTGCAAACTGCACGTCCCGGTCGCATTCGTCGGCGTCGAAGTCGGCGGCTGTGCGTACCGTATGGATAACGTTCCGATCGAGACCAGAAAGGTCGTCGACGCCCCCGAGGGCATGATGACCGACGAGGAGTTCCTCGAGAAGGTTCTCGGACGGATCAAAGAGATCAAGGGGGAGTGA
- a CDS encoding molybdopterin dinucleotide binding domain-containing protein, with protein sequence MNTLAITVNLITGRTIQQGVSMEGGKEKPAYTAACGIIEIDPSDFAKLGAYRNTTVRVTSEHGSVVVKAIEATQGPHPGVAYIPMGPWANQVINPNTYSTGMPTFKGTPVEITEAKNETVLDSLELVRKACRGEI encoded by the coding sequence ATGAATACATTGGCAATCACAGTAAATCTGATCACGGGTCGGACGATCCAGCAGGGCGTTTCGATGGAAGGCGGGAAAGAAAAACCCGCCTACACCGCCGCCTGCGGGATCATCGAGATTGACCCGTCCGACTTTGCGAAGCTCGGTGCATACCGCAACACGACCGTCCGCGTCACCAGCGAGCACGGCAGTGTTGTCGTCAAGGCAATCGAGGCAACGCAGGGACCCCACCCGGGAGTCGCGTACATACCCATGGGTCCGTGGGCGAACCAGGTGATCAACCCGAACACGTACTCGACCGGAATGCCCACGTTCAAGGGTACACCCGTCGAGATCACGGAAGCAAAGAACGAGACCGTTCTGGACTCGCTCGAGCTCGTGCGGAAAGCATGCCGGGGTGAAATCTGA
- a CDS encoding hydrogenase iron-sulfur subunit: protein MAEENWKPKIIAIICNWCSYAGADLAGGARIQYPPDVRAIRVMCTGRVDPLFILKAFQDGADGVLVSGCHFGDCHYLEGNYKCAKRMFLLKSVLKNIGLEDNRLRMTFVSASEGAKWGAVMEDVIKTVKDLGPSPIKEFAK from the coding sequence ATGGCTGAAGAGAACTGGAAACCGAAGATCATCGCAATCATCTGCAACTGGTGCTCCTATGCAGGTGCCGACCTTGCCGGCGGCGCCCGCATTCAGTACCCGCCTGACGTCCGTGCCATCCGTGTGATGTGCACCGGGCGTGTTGACCCCCTCTTCATCCTGAAGGCATTCCAGGATGGAGCCGACGGTGTTCTCGTCTCCGGCTGCCACTTCGGTGACTGCCACTACCTCGAGGGGAACTACAAGTGCGCAAAGAGGATGTTCCTCTTAAAGAGCGTGCTCAAGAACATCGGTCTTGAAGACAACCGTCTCCGCATGACCTTCGTCTCCGCATCCGAGGGTGCGAAGTGGGGAGCAGTCATGGAAGACGTCATCAAGACGGTGAAGGATCTCGGCCCGAGCCCGATCAAAGAGTTTGCCAAATAA